One Stappia sp. 28M-7 DNA window includes the following coding sequences:
- a CDS encoding DUF499 domain-containing protein: MAKSTRQYVFEGMELLPSALIPFVEKRLESSITGHWQVEVVQRVQGLRPNSAGEVGWDQQGLLKAMMAFWKDAFATVLGHPERSYVSELLEVRNKLSHNENFTYDDAERALDSMRRLMEAISAGEVAAQLSKMRDTILRTKFTELQRNEERRKTQRLEISVETVAGLLPWREIVEPHPDVATGEFQQAEFAADLAKVHAGSAPAEYRDPKQFFSRTYLTEGLSTLLVGAAKRLSGSGGDPVVELQTNFGGGKTHSMLALYHMAGGTPVQDLSGLDRLLDKNGLSVPAGINRAVLVGTSRGPQDVLNAEGGRKIRTTWGELAWQLGGAEAFDMVAENDASGIAPGSNLLEAIFKKYAPCLILIDEWVAYLRQIYKVEGLPSGSFDANLTFVQSLTEAVKASPQTLLVASLPASQIEVGGEGGQEALARLKQTFSRVESSWRPASQEESYEIVRRRLFKEIPGDKFHHRDNTLKQFAKLYRENANDFPQGCADEDYRRKLEKAYPIHPELFDQLYTSWGSLEKFQRTRGVLRLMAQAIHELWMSGDPSVMIMPGSVAVSSPRVEPELLHYLDVSWQSIIAGDVDGTASTPYKIDQSAPNLNRYSATRRVARAIFMGTAPTHQQQNTGLDDKQINLGVVQPGERPAIFGDALRRLTNQAKFMHADIGRYWYSMSASLNRIAADKAAQVEAALVDVTIDTELGKYVNGLADRGHFDAVQVAPASSAEVPDEAGGVRAVVLGVAHPHNGRDGSDALIEAKDILMQRGSTPRVYRNMLVFIAADARQLDNLKDAVRASLAWGEIVRDTERLNLTQSDSALAKAKLAESNETMKTRLKEAWCYLHYPVQESAQADVEWASGKIPAQDGLLARASKKLVAEEGLLTELGPARLDRDLQKYIWNGKPHLSLKDLREYLNRHIYLPRVKNQDVLVKAVQAAVSAMIPGPFAYAERWDEKSDTYLGLAIERAGNAVVVIDSDSVIVKPDVAEAHRPTPVQPGSAGTPAEPGDGTPATGEQPTGGTSEPTPAERKPTRFTGMVMISAERPARDMHQIVEAIVEQLTTLPGSDVKLRLEIEAEVPSGLDRAKVRTLVENANTLGFVEKSVE; this comes from the coding sequence GTATTTGAGGGAATGGAACTGCTGCCATCGGCGCTCATTCCCTTCGTCGAAAAGCGGCTGGAAAGCTCGATCACGGGTCACTGGCAAGTGGAAGTGGTTCAACGTGTCCAGGGCCTGAGGCCAAACTCCGCCGGTGAAGTCGGCTGGGATCAGCAGGGATTGCTGAAGGCGATGATGGCCTTCTGGAAGGACGCATTCGCGACCGTGCTCGGCCACCCTGAACGGTCATATGTGTCCGAGCTGCTCGAAGTCCGCAACAAGCTCTCGCACAATGAAAACTTCACCTACGACGACGCCGAGCGTGCGCTCGATTCCATGCGCCGGCTGATGGAAGCGATCAGCGCCGGCGAAGTCGCCGCACAGCTTTCCAAGATGCGGGATACCATCCTGCGCACGAAGTTCACCGAGCTTCAGCGCAACGAGGAGCGCCGCAAGACCCAGCGCCTCGAAATCTCCGTAGAGACCGTGGCCGGTCTGCTCCCATGGCGCGAGATCGTTGAGCCCCATCCCGACGTGGCCACCGGAGAGTTTCAGCAGGCAGAGTTTGCGGCCGACCTCGCCAAGGTCCACGCTGGCAGCGCCCCGGCCGAATATCGCGATCCCAAGCAGTTTTTCAGCCGGACCTATCTGACGGAAGGTCTGAGCACGCTCCTGGTTGGCGCGGCCAAGCGGCTATCGGGCAGCGGCGGAGATCCCGTTGTCGAGCTGCAAACCAACTTCGGCGGCGGCAAGACGCACTCGATGCTGGCCCTCTATCACATGGCCGGTGGTACACCGGTTCAGGACCTGTCGGGACTGGACCGGTTGCTGGATAAGAACGGGTTGAGCGTGCCCGCGGGCATCAACCGCGCGGTGCTGGTCGGCACATCGCGGGGACCACAGGACGTTCTCAATGCTGAAGGCGGCCGAAAGATCCGCACAACCTGGGGCGAGCTCGCATGGCAGCTTGGGGGCGCGGAGGCCTTCGACATGGTCGCGGAGAACGATGCCAGCGGCATCGCTCCCGGTTCGAACCTGCTCGAGGCGATCTTCAAGAAGTATGCGCCCTGCCTGATCCTGATCGACGAATGGGTCGCCTATCTCCGGCAGATCTACAAGGTCGAGGGGCTGCCCTCCGGTTCGTTCGACGCGAACCTCACTTTCGTCCAGTCGCTTACAGAGGCCGTCAAGGCCAGTCCCCAGACTCTGCTGGTCGCATCCTTGCCGGCTTCACAAATCGAGGTCGGCGGCGAAGGTGGGCAGGAGGCCCTGGCGCGCCTCAAGCAGACCTTCAGCCGCGTAGAATCCTCGTGGCGACCCGCGAGCCAGGAAGAGAGCTACGAGATCGTCCGGCGGCGGCTGTTCAAGGAAATTCCGGGCGACAAGTTCCACCATCGCGACAACACGCTCAAGCAATTCGCCAAGCTCTATCGCGAAAATGCCAACGACTTCCCGCAAGGCTGCGCAGACGAGGACTACCGGCGCAAGCTGGAGAAGGCCTATCCGATCCATCCCGAACTGTTTGATCAGCTCTACACGAGCTGGGGCTCGCTCGAAAAATTCCAGCGCACGCGCGGCGTTCTGCGCCTGATGGCGCAGGCGATCCACGAGCTGTGGATGAGCGGCGATCCATCTGTGATGATCATGCCCGGGAGTGTGGCGGTGAGTTCGCCACGCGTGGAACCCGAACTGCTCCACTATCTGGACGTGAGCTGGCAATCGATCATCGCCGGCGATGTCGATGGCACGGCATCCACTCCCTACAAGATCGATCAGTCGGCCCCGAACCTGAATCGCTACTCGGCCACACGGCGAGTTGCCCGCGCGATCTTTATGGGAACGGCGCCGACGCACCAGCAGCAGAACACCGGCCTGGACGACAAGCAGATCAATCTCGGCGTCGTGCAGCCCGGAGAGCGCCCGGCAATCTTCGGCGATGCGCTCCGGCGGCTGACCAACCAGGCCAAGTTCATGCACGCCGATATTGGCCGGTATTGGTACTCGATGTCGGCGAGCCTCAACCGCATCGCGGCAGACAAGGCAGCCCAGGTAGAGGCTGCTCTTGTCGACGTCACGATCGACACCGAACTCGGAAAATATGTCAATGGCCTGGCAGATCGCGGGCATTTCGATGCCGTGCAGGTAGCCCCTGCCTCCTCGGCCGAGGTGCCTGACGAAGCTGGCGGAGTGCGAGCCGTTGTGCTCGGTGTCGCGCACCCGCACAATGGCCGTGACGGCTCCGACGCCCTGATCGAGGCGAAGGACATCCTGATGCAGCGCGGCAGCACGCCGCGCGTTTATCGCAACATGCTGGTGTTCATTGCTGCGGATGCCCGTCAGCTCGATAATCTGAAGGACGCCGTGCGCGCCTCCCTGGCATGGGGCGAGATCGTTCGTGACACCGAACGGCTCAACCTCACCCAGAGCGACAGCGCGCTCGCAAAGGCCAAGCTGGCTGAATCGAACGAGACGATGAAAACCCGCCTCAAGGAGGCGTGGTGCTACCTGCATTATCCAGTGCAGGAGAGTGCTCAGGCCGATGTAGAGTGGGCTTCCGGCAAGATTCCGGCGCAGGATGGGCTGTTGGCGCGCGCGAGCAAGAAGCTCGTGGCGGAGGAAGGTCTGCTGACCGAGTTGGGACCAGCGCGGCTTGATCGCGATCTCCAGAAGTACATCTGGAATGGCAAGCCGCACCTCTCTCTGAAAGACCTGCGGGAGTACCTCAACCGCCACATCTATCTCCCGCGCGTGAAGAACCAGGACGTCCTGGTCAAAGCCGTGCAAGCGGCCGTTAGCGCCATGATTCCTGGCCCCTTCGCATATGCTGAACGATGGGATGAGAAGTCGGACACCTATCTGGGTCTGGCAATTGAGCGCGCTGGCAACGCCGTTGTTGTCATCGATAGCGACAGCGTCATCGTGAAGCCGGACGTGGCGGAGGCGCATCGTCCGACACCCGTTCAGCCGGGGTCGGCGGGCACTCCCGCGGAGCCGGGGGACGGAACGCCGGCTACCGGCGAGCAGCCCACTGGCGGCACATCCGAGCCGACTCCCGCCGAACGGAAGCCGACCCGATTTACCGGTATGGTGATGATTTCCGCCGAGAGACCGGCGAGAGACATGCATCAGATCGTCGAGGCCATTGTCGAGCAGCTCACGACACTGCCCGGAAGCGATGTGAAGCTCAGGCTCGAAATCGAGGCCGAAGTTCCCTCCGGTCTCGACCGCGCCAAAGTGCGAACGCTCGTCGAAAACGCCAACACTCTCGGATTTGTCGAAAAGTCGGTCGAATAG
- a CDS encoding LysR substrate-binding domain-containing protein produces the protein MLIPELPRSRIKLQHLRYFVAAAEHGSFRKAGRALDIEESAISRRIRDMEDELGASLFQRHAGGVRLTLAGQRFLKPARTALRHIDAGASEVAAVGRSEEGHVRVGVFSSLASGFLFDLLRRFGKLHPNVRVDPIEGNPAEHVAAVRTLNLDVAFITGTKTWDGCETEHLWYERVFVVLPDDHPLANKVELGWPDLVSERFIVSDVAPGQEIHDYLVAHLADLGSHPEIHPQQVGRDNILSLVAVGRGLTLTSEATTVAQFPGIAYRQLAGEVLPFSMVWSARNDNPACRRLLSLARTLGHTARASHQSA, from the coding sequence ATCCTGATACCCGAGCTGCCGCGCAGCCGCATTAAGCTCCAACACCTCCGTTATTTCGTGGCGGCGGCAGAGCACGGCAGCTTCCGAAAGGCGGGCCGAGCACTCGATATCGAAGAGTCGGCCATCAGCCGCCGCATTCGCGACATGGAAGATGAACTCGGCGCGTCCCTGTTTCAGCGTCATGCTGGTGGAGTTCGCTTGACGCTTGCCGGCCAGCGGTTTCTGAAGCCAGCGAGGACGGCGCTCCGGCATATCGACGCAGGCGCCAGTGAAGTCGCTGCGGTTGGCCGGTCCGAGGAGGGACACGTCCGGGTCGGCGTCTTCTCGTCGCTTGCGTCCGGCTTCCTGTTCGACCTGCTGCGACGGTTCGGTAAACTCCATCCGAATGTCCGGGTCGATCCCATCGAGGGAAACCCGGCGGAGCACGTCGCTGCCGTCCGGACATTGAATCTCGACGTGGCCTTTATAACGGGCACGAAGACCTGGGACGGCTGTGAGACCGAGCATCTGTGGTACGAGAGGGTCTTCGTCGTGTTGCCCGACGATCATCCCCTGGCAAACAAGGTCGAACTCGGATGGCCGGACCTGGTGTCGGAGCGGTTCATCGTGAGCGATGTTGCCCCGGGCCAGGAAATCCACGACTACCTGGTTGCACACCTTGCAGACCTCGGCAGCCATCCTGAGATTCACCCCCAACAGGTCGGACGCGACAACATCCTTTCCCTGGTTGCCGTAGGTCGCGGCCTCACGCTGACGAGCGAGGCTACGACCGTCGCGCAGTTTCCTGGCATCGCTTATCGGCAACTCGCTGGTGAGGTATTGCCGTTCAGCATGGTCTGGTCCGCCCGAAACGATAACCCCGCATGCCGGCGGCTGCTGAGTTTGGCGCGCACCCTGGGCCACACGGCAAGGGCATCTCACCAGTCGGCCTGA
- a CDS encoding TetR/AcrR family transcriptional regulator, whose translation MPRPKKDAALDISRKAVEETIRLLGEREDFDVPLAAVAEAVGCTAPALYGHFRNKDALLRAVHDAGFRRLYEEKLALSKRLRSDPMAYLREGTRAYVQFAFDNPTLYRLMFSPPSSVAAEHGPLSTDAGRSVLELAAKAIRACQGQGFLRGMDPSRYAFTYWAAVHGAVSLALQNRAPDENIRQDAALVVVDTLLEIIAATAPDRR comes from the coding sequence ATGCCCCGCCCGAAAAAGGATGCGGCCCTCGACATTTCCCGGAAAGCAGTCGAGGAGACCATCCGGCTTCTCGGTGAGCGGGAGGATTTCGACGTACCACTGGCGGCTGTCGCCGAGGCGGTCGGCTGTACCGCGCCCGCTCTCTACGGGCATTTCCGCAACAAGGACGCGTTGCTGCGTGCAGTCCACGATGCAGGTTTCAGGCGGCTCTACGAAGAGAAGCTCGCGCTTTCAAAACGGCTGCGCTCCGATCCCATGGCGTATCTGCGTGAAGGCACCCGTGCCTATGTACAGTTCGCCTTCGACAATCCGACCCTCTATCGCCTGATGTTTTCCCCTCCGTCGAGCGTCGCTGCCGAACATGGACCACTGTCGACCGATGCGGGACGGTCGGTCTTGGAGCTGGCAGCGAAGGCGATCCGAGCGTGCCAGGGACAAGGCTTTCTGCGAGGAATGGACCCAAGCCGGTATGCTTTCACATATTGGGCGGCCGTTCACGGTGCCGTTTCGCTCGCGCTGCAAAACCGCGCTCCGGATGAAAATATCCGGCAGGACGCTGCGCTCGTGGTGGTCGATACTCTCCTGGAGATCATCGCGGCCACTGCTCCTGATCGCAGGTAG
- a CDS encoding DUF2274 domain-containing protein: MAKLKLGPIVEDRPVKVTVELPGPLHRDLVAYAEVLARESGQPATDPVKLIVPMLERFIATDRGFAKEKRSRSGGRL; encoded by the coding sequence ATGGCGAAGCTGAAACTCGGACCCATCGTCGAGGACAGACCGGTCAAGGTGACAGTGGAGCTGCCCGGACCGCTCCATCGCGATCTCGTCGCCTATGCCGAGGTCCTGGCGCGCGAGTCCGGTCAGCCCGCTACGGACCCGGTCAAGTTGATCGTGCCGATGCTCGAGCGGTTCATCGCCACAGACCGGGGTTTCGCGAAGGAGAAGCGGAGCAGGTCAGGCGGCCGACTATGA
- a CDS encoding TrbI/VirB10 family protein, giving the protein MTEEATTTTTTSAATAAPMRLRADPPRVTRLSRKMLAGVGAVALLGIGGALIYALQTRDAGQGGDELYSTENRPTADGLSGLPRDYTGPVLGPPLPGDLGGPILDAQNRGQPVAPPAVTAPAVDPEEQRRLAEEEAARLSRVFFQTAPGTATTTGGPGLAGLGLGSQTGATAGQDRHTAFLNGPVDRQTVALDRIVAPPSPYILQAGAVIPAAMITGIRSDLPGQITAQVTENVYDSPTGSLLLIPQGTRIIGQYDAGVTFGQRRVLLVWNRLILPNGRSIVLERQPGADASGYAGLEDGVDYHWWDLMKAAGLSTLLAVGTELASSDEDRLIRAIRDGAQDTINQAGQQIIQRQLQVAPTLTVRPGFPVRVIVTRDLVLEPYRS; this is encoded by the coding sequence ATGACCGAGGAAGCAACCACCACAACAACCACGAGCGCGGCAACGGCCGCACCCATGCGCTTGCGCGCAGATCCGCCGCGCGTGACGCGGCTTTCCCGCAAGATGCTGGCTGGTGTCGGCGCCGTTGCATTGCTCGGGATCGGCGGAGCGCTCATCTATGCGCTCCAGACCCGGGACGCGGGGCAGGGCGGCGACGAGCTCTATTCAACCGAGAACCGGCCGACGGCCGATGGCCTGTCCGGTCTGCCGAGGGACTATACCGGCCCGGTCCTTGGACCTCCTTTGCCGGGCGATCTCGGCGGCCCGATCCTCGATGCGCAAAACCGGGGGCAGCCGGTCGCACCGCCTGCCGTGACGGCGCCGGCCGTCGACCCGGAGGAGCAGCGCCGGCTTGCGGAGGAAGAAGCGGCGCGCCTCAGCCGCGTTTTCTTCCAGACCGCTCCAGGCACAGCAACTACTACCGGAGGTCCAGGTCTGGCCGGTCTCGGCCTTGGCTCGCAAACCGGCGCGACGGCCGGACAGGATCGGCACACGGCTTTCCTTAACGGCCCTGTGGACCGCCAGACCGTTGCGCTCGATCGCATCGTGGCGCCGCCGTCGCCCTACATCCTTCAGGCGGGGGCGGTGATCCCGGCCGCGATGATCACCGGCATCCGTTCCGATCTGCCCGGACAGATCACCGCCCAGGTCACGGAGAACGTCTATGACAGCCCGACCGGGAGCCTGCTCCTCATACCGCAAGGCACCCGCATTATCGGGCAATACGATGCCGGCGTGACCTTTGGCCAGCGACGCGTCCTGCTCGTCTGGAACCGTCTGATCCTGCCCAATGGCCGCTCCATCGTGCTGGAACGTCAGCCCGGAGCGGACGCCAGCGGCTATGCCGGTCTTGAAGATGGCGTCGACTACCACTGGTGGGATCTGATGAAGGCAGCGGGGTTATCGACCCTGCTTGCGGTGGGGACGGAGCTCGCCAGCAGCGACGAGGATCGCCTGATCCGCGCCATCCGCGATGGGGCACAGGACACCATCAATCAGGCCGGCCAGCAGATCATCCAGCGCCAATTGCAGGTTGCGCCGACGCTCACCGTCCGGCCGGGCTTCCCGGTCAGGGTGATCGTCACTCGCGACCTCGTTCTCGAACCTTACAGGAGTTGA
- the trbG gene encoding P-type conjugative transfer protein TrbG, whose amino-acid sequence MTRTPIRKSGFPAFRKPAILALLAATALAGCATNRVPQFSYDADVPPLPDVPAPVTDERPRPLHTPPSWNVARGGAAAGTPAGRVENANAAARVEPRREGYYNAIQIYPWSEGALYQVYAAPGQITNIALEPGEGLTGAGPIAAGDTARWIIGDTESGSGAHRRVHVLVKPTRPDISTNLVITTDRRIYMIELRAREELYMPAVAWAYPAPPAGQRQSVPAAPVIPAEASRNYRYGLTGDSPPWRPISVFDDGRRVYVVFPRGIVQGEMPPIFVLGSDGEPQIVNSRIHQNILIVDRLFGAAELRLGSGERQQTVRIVRIEQRQAAAQPARETGGAPS is encoded by the coding sequence ATGACCCGCACGCCGATCCGTAAGTCCGGCTTTCCGGCTTTCCGCAAACCCGCGATCCTGGCCTTGCTGGCCGCGACGGCGCTGGCTGGATGTGCCACCAATAGGGTTCCTCAGTTCAGCTACGATGCCGATGTCCCGCCGCTGCCCGACGTACCGGCACCTGTCACAGATGAGCGGCCGCGTCCGCTGCACACGCCTCCCTCCTGGAACGTGGCGCGGGGCGGTGCAGCCGCAGGCACGCCGGCGGGACGGGTGGAGAACGCCAATGCCGCCGCCCGCGTCGAACCGCGCCGCGAGGGCTATTACAACGCCATCCAGATTTACCCGTGGTCCGAGGGCGCCCTCTATCAGGTCTATGCGGCGCCGGGGCAGATCACCAATATCGCCCTGGAGCCAGGTGAGGGCCTGACTGGCGCCGGGCCGATTGCGGCGGGCGATACCGCACGATGGATCATCGGTGATACCGAGAGCGGAAGCGGTGCGCACCGGCGTGTTCATGTGCTGGTGAAGCCGACGCGGCCGGACATCTCGACGAACCTGGTCATCACCACCGATCGCCGCATCTACATGATCGAGCTTCGTGCCCGCGAGGAACTCTACATGCCTGCCGTCGCTTGGGCCTATCCCGCGCCGCCGGCGGGGCAGCGTCAGTCGGTCCCGGCTGCGCCCGTCATCCCGGCCGAGGCCTCGCGCAACTATCGCTACGGCCTGACCGGCGACAGCCCGCCCTGGCGGCCGATCTCGGTCTTCGATGATGGCCGGCGCGTCTATGTCGTTTTCCCGCGCGGTATCGTCCAGGGCGAGATGCCGCCGATCTTCGTGCTCGGCTCGGATGGCGAGCCGCAGATCGTCAACAGCCGAATCCACCAGAACATCCTGATCGTCGACCGCCTGTTCGGTGCAGCCGAGCTTCGCCTTGGAAGTGGCGAGCGCCAACAGACTGTCCGGATCGTCCGGATCGAACAGCGGCAGGCCGCCGCCCAGCCGGCCCGCGAGACCGGAGGCGCCCCATCATGA
- the trbF gene encoding conjugal transfer protein TrbF: MNLFKRSSTHYGKTPEPETPYQKAAQVWDERIGSARVQARNWRYMAFGSLVLSAGFAAALVWQSAQGTIVPWVVQVDNLGQAQTVAPATADYRPTDPQIAWHLGRFIEQVRAIPADAIIVRQNWLRAYEWTTDRGAAALNDYARANDPFTRVGRQQVAVEVSSVIRASPDSFRVAWTERQYENGQLSTTERWTAILTIVIQTPRDAERLRANPLGIYVNAINWSREMSQ; this comes from the coding sequence ATGAATCTGTTCAAACGATCATCGACACATTACGGCAAAACACCCGAACCCGAGACCCCTTACCAGAAGGCCGCGCAGGTCTGGGACGAGCGCATCGGCTCGGCTCGCGTTCAGGCAAGGAACTGGCGCTACATGGCCTTCGGCTCGCTGGTCCTCTCGGCCGGCTTCGCCGCCGCCCTGGTCTGGCAGTCGGCGCAGGGGACGATCGTGCCCTGGGTGGTGCAGGTGGACAATCTCGGTCAGGCGCAGACCGTAGCGCCCGCAACCGCGGATTATCGCCCGACAGACCCGCAGATCGCATGGCATCTCGGCCGCTTCATTGAGCAGGTGCGGGCCATTCCGGCAGACGCAATCATTGTCCGCCAGAATTGGCTGCGCGCCTATGAATGGACGACCGACCGGGGAGCGGCGGCGCTCAACGACTATGCCCGTGCGAATGACCCCTTCACTCGCGTTGGTCGCCAGCAGGTGGCGGTTGAGGTCTCCTCGGTGATCCGGGCGTCACCGGATTCCTTCCGCGTTGCCTGGACCGAACGCCAATACGAGAACGGCCAACTCTCCACCACCGAGCGCTGGACCGCGATCCTGACCATCGTGATCCAGACGCCGCGCGATGCCGAACGGCTGCGTGCCAATCCGCTCGGAATCTACGTAAACGCCATCAACTGGTCGCGGGAGATGAGCCAATGA
- the trbL gene encoding P-type conjugative transfer protein TrbL, translating to MGGMGVIDDFLGVFTSYIDSGFGLLGGEVAFIATTLIVIDVTLAALFWSWGADDDIIARLVKKTLFVGVFAYLIGNWNNLAKIVFDSFAGLGLQASGTSFSAADLMRPGRVAQTGLDAGRPLLDAISDLMGFVSFFENFIQIACLLFAWALVLLAFFILAIQLFVTLIEFKLTTLAGFVLIPFGLFGKTAFMAERVLGNVVSSGIKVLVLAVIIGIGSTLFSRFTAGFGGATPTIDDAMAIVLAALSLLGLGIFGPGIASGLVSGGPQLGAGSAVGTGLAAGGMVLAGGAAAGMAARGGAAALSGGAAAVRGGATAAGGATAAYSVGSLGQSGAAGVVSGLGGVARAAGSAAASPLKRAASRANESVRSSFSDGVRAGFGATGGSSSMGTVGGAGDAAAASASASAGGPPAWAQQMQRRQALGHGTTMAGHAVRSGDSHGSGSSVNLSESDRS from the coding sequence GTGGGCGGGATGGGGGTCATCGACGATTTTCTCGGCGTCTTCACGAGCTATATCGACAGCGGCTTCGGGTTGCTCGGCGGCGAAGTCGCCTTCATCGCTACCACCCTGATCGTCATCGATGTGACGCTCGCGGCTCTGTTCTGGAGCTGGGGTGCCGACGACGACATCATCGCCAGGCTGGTGAAGAAGACCCTCTTCGTTGGTGTCTTCGCCTACCTGATCGGCAATTGGAACAATCTCGCGAAGATCGTTTTCGACAGCTTTGCGGGTCTCGGCCTGCAGGCCTCGGGCACGAGCTTTTCCGCGGCCGATCTGATGCGCCCCGGCCGCGTCGCACAAACCGGCCTCGATGCAGGCCGACCGCTGCTCGATGCGATCTCGGATCTGATGGGTTTCGTTTCCTTCTTCGAGAACTTCATCCAGATCGCCTGCCTGCTGTTCGCCTGGGCGCTGGTGCTGCTCGCCTTCTTCATTCTTGCGATCCAGCTCTTCGTCACGCTGATCGAGTTCAAGCTGACGACGCTTGCCGGGTTCGTCCTCATTCCCTTCGGCCTGTTCGGCAAGACCGCCTTCATGGCCGAGCGTGTGCTCGGCAACGTCGTCTCCTCCGGCATCAAGGTGCTCGTCCTCGCCGTCATCATCGGCATCGGCTCGACGCTGTTTTCCCGGTTCACCGCCGGTTTCGGCGGCGCGACACCTACCATCGACGATGCCATGGCGATCGTGCTGGCCGCGCTCTCGCTTCTCGGTCTCGGCATCTTCGGCCCCGGTATCGCCTCGGGCCTTGTCTCGGGCGGGCCGCAGCTCGGCGCCGGCTCGGCTGTCGGCACCGGCCTTGCCGCCGGTGGCATGGTGCTGGCGGGAGGCGCCGCCGCAGGCATGGCCGCAAGGGGAGGCGCGGCCGCCCTGTCGGGAGGAGCCGCGGCCGTCCGTGGTGGCGCGACCGCCGCGGGAGGCGCCACAGCCGCCTATAGCGTCGGATCGCTGGGCCAGTCCGGTGCGGCAGGTGTCGTCTCCGGTCTTGGAGGTGTCGCCCGGGCAGCCGGTTCCGCCGCCGCCTCGCCGCTGAAACGCGCCGCTTCCAGGGCAAACGAGAGCGTCAGGTCCAGTTTCTCAGATGGTGTTCGCGCCGGGTTCGGCGCGACAGGCGGGTCATCTTCCATGGGCACCGTCGGCGGCGCAGGCGATGCCGCCGCCGCATCGGCCTCGGCCTCCGCTGGCGGTCCACCGGCATGGGCGCAGCAGATGCAGCGCCGACAGGCGCTTGGCCACGGCACGACCATGGCGGGCCATGCCGTGCGCTCCGGCGACAGCCACGGCTCCGGCTCTTCCGTCAATCTTTCTGAAAGCGACCGCTCATGA
- the trbK-alt gene encoding putative entry exclusion protein TrbK-alt, translated as MDGKMLARIGAIIFIAIAITATVIEMTREEEPARVRSAPELQPEPDPLRLTLRRCQRLGEAATSDAECLSAWAKSRDRFLGRSPAPAAPAVEGER; from the coding sequence ATGGATGGGAAAATGCTGGCCCGGATCGGGGCGATCATATTCATCGCCATAGCGATCACCGCCACGGTGATCGAGATGACCCGGGAAGAGGAACCGGCGCGGGTGAGGTCCGCGCCGGAGCTCCAGCCCGAACCGGATCCTCTGCGCCTGACGCTTCGGCGATGCCAGCGGCTCGGAGAAGCCGCCACCAGCGATGCCGAGTGCCTTTCGGCCTGGGCAAAGTCCCGCGACCGCTTCCTTGGTCGCTCTCCGGCGCCCGCCGCCCCGGCAGTCGAAGGGGAGCGATGA